Below is a genomic region from Rhododendron vialii isolate Sample 1 chromosome 5a, ASM3025357v1.
TGTTACGGAGTACTTTTTCTGGTTACTCAAGTTGACGGCCATTTGGTTGCACGTTTTAGATATTTTTTAGTAGCTCAGCTGCACATGACTCCTCAAATATGAAATAGTTGAAGTATGAGCAAGTTAAGAGGGGTGTTTTGTAAGGTAAAAGACATAAATCATTTCAAGGTTTAGGAGTAGCTTGAATTGGATGCTAGGATTGTTTGCCATGTACACCGAACACCAAAGATTTCTAGGAGAAGGGAATGCCGAAATTGGCATTAGAACCAATGAATATGGTAATGATAATTTGTAGTTGTCCCTTGTGGATCGGGATGTTGGGATGATTCAAGAGTAAATAGGCTGGTTGaactagttttattttatttgttcgCAATGCACTTGGAAAACAGATATTTAGGAACAATGTAAGAGCCCATGCTTTCAGTAGCTTTTGACTAACACCTCACACTGgagaaaaaatcaaataattgcAAGTTTTTACTGCTACCCCAACCATGGACATGGAAACATTGTGGATTTTCCAGGGTCGCGTTCAAGTTATACATTACAGTGCCAGATTATTACTTTATCTTCTACTTGCTTTTACGAATTTATATATGGAGCTAAACTGCTCAGTGGTATGTCACATGCAGGAGACGGTCGTTCCTATGAGGGGGGATGACACGTCCTTTGTGATCAACAATAGAAGGTACACGCTTCTATGGAGGTACTTTTGGCTGGATGAATACAGTTGTGGTAAAGGCCGCATTGAATGTGCTGCTGGAATTGGAAATCCCCGTGAAGGGATCCCTGAAGGTTTGCTGTCACGCTTATGATTATGATATAATGTAACTTAAACTGAATTAGCTGAAAGTTACCAAAGTGAAGGTTGATTTAAGAGTGGAgttcaatgaatttttttaggatgtgtgtgtgtgcgcttGCGCATGCGCTTTTGGGCATGCGGTTGCTAGCTGGGCTCCAGAATTCCTGTCATATGTCCAAGCCACGCATAGTCAACCCGTGACCTAAATTATGGAGCCGATATTTGATCTAGTGGCACGTGACTGTCACATTAAGAATCTTAGACATCTTCTTGTGTAATATATTGTCATGTTCTGGTGTTTATATCTTCCTTTTTAACATAAGAATGTTGGCATATCTGCATGGTATTTGGATCTAACACTCTTCTTATGAAAGCAGAGATGCCTCGACGTATtggaaaaaaaggagaaagattTTGCCGCGATAGTTGCTTTGGAAAAGGAGTTGCTTTTTGCCGACCTGAAGTTGTATCTATAAAAAGTAAAGGTAGATTTGTGGTGTTCTATGTTATCCTCTTGCTTTTCTGCAATACCCTTCTGCCACTCCTTTCTAGCAGCTATTGGATGCACATGTCTTGGATCAATGGATGCAAGGGGGAGGGGTGATAgtaatttctcaaaattgttcCTTTCTTAAAACATTCTTTTTGAAGCCATTGGCTGGTGCTGTGATACATTGGAAATGCAAATCTAGATTTTGTGACtagcttacatttttttttaaaaaaagttattaaacCTGTTTGAGGATCAATAGCTATCGGGCTGAGTTGGGCTTCAGCTTTCTTGGTGTATTACTATTTTGTTTGATGAGGTGAGAAGGTATGTGTTCTTTAATTTCGTATTATAGAGTAACATGTTTAACTCAGGTTGTTTGTTCTGAACAGAAGGATAAAATGAGAGAAGAGGGTGAAAGGAAGCGCAAACGTGACTCGGCAGAATGATGTGGTTTGTCCgtcttgttttttggtttttcggaTCGCTCCTTCTTGCTTTGTAGCTCAATTCTTATCGGTGTTTTATGCAGTTTTTTGTTATATTTCATCTTGATCTTCTTGTTCCCCTCTTTTGGCAGGTTACTCCCGAGGAGATGGGAGGCCTACAGGATGGAGATTCGACATGCCTGATCAAACAAAGACATTTCGTGTGTAGTTTAGTAGTGTATGATGTAGTATTATCAGACTACTTATTAGTAAGAATACACGTGCGTGCACGTGGTGAGTTGATGACTCAGAAGAAACTAAACTTCTGGCTTGCTTTCACTTATTTTTTCCTCTTCGCAACTGGGGTTATGAATGCTTGGTTTGTGAATTGATTGCAATTAGGATCCGTGGTTAAAGTTACAGGTCTAAAGACAAATTAGTTTAAAGGCATAACGTGTCTATAGAGGTACAGAATC
It encodes:
- the LOC131327903 gene encoding uncharacterized protein LOC131327903; translated protein: MEGVKERYGKASTEEVEYEEGEVEYDRAGGVINCRETVVPMRGDDTSFVINNRRYTLLWRYFWLDEYSCGKGRIECAAGIGNPREGIPEEMPRRIGKKGERFCRDSCFGKGVAFCRPEVVSIKSKGYSRGDGRPTGWRFDMPDQTKTFRV